The following coding sequences are from one Sesamum indicum cultivar Zhongzhi No. 13 linkage group LG11, S_indicum_v1.0, whole genome shotgun sequence window:
- the LOC105173754 gene encoding uncharacterized protein LOC105173754 isoform X1, with protein sequence MILQSCFSQPTSTPRNCFSINNPFLASHLKRSFKNCCFCSFEKRILILKHDLHNEYCLKSISSNFKIRALESDAGQLDEATAERTKSDYGDLVWPSPIDEIPFWNRELPSWDISSEGPVDIQKDSDLMHIVHVTAEMAPIAKVGGLGDVVTGLARACLTRGHKVDVFLPFYECINKQHIKELALTSTYNSFYDGSWVATNVYRGVVSGIPVVFIEPSNQFFKGQSVYGGSYNELEAYLFFSRACLEWLQVSGTQPDIIHVHEWQTGSLPLLYWDMYHYLSLKKPRIVLTIHNMEHYGECRQEQLSKCGLDGSMYANEEKAVDDRTIGHNPERLSLLKGSIVYSNAIVTVSPTYLKETLCSGWLAGTLIRHRDKYFGILNGIDAAMWNPATDAYLPAKFDANNVEGKKICKLYVQRGLGLASEVHSRNPDTVPLVVCISRLVAQKGLHLITNAIRYVEELGGQMVILGKAPDGRVESEFRGLAELHSKGSSIRILLMYSEELSHMLYAAADIVLVPSIYEPCGLAQMIGMRYGAVPIVRKTGGLADTVFDMDDQSQPELMNGFVFKGIDEGSLNGALDRAFSYYRQKPDEWRGIVKKVMQIDNSWNNTAGKYIEVYNSVRVRNH encoded by the exons ATGATTCTCCAAAGCTGTTTCTCTCAGCCCACATCAACTCCCAGAAACTGCTTCTCGATTAATAATCCATTCTTGGCGTCCCATTTGAAGAGAAGTTTCAAGAATTGTTGCTTTTGCAGTTTCGAGAAAAGGATCCTAATACTGAAGCATGATTTGCATAACGAGTATTGTTTGAAATCAATTTCGAGCAATTTCAAGATTCGGGCTCTTGAAAGTGATGCCGGTCAG CTGGACGAGGCTACAGCAGAAAGGACGAAGTCAGACTATGGTGATCTTGTATGGCCTTCTCCAATTGATGAAATTCCATTTTGGAACAGAGAACTTCCATCTTGGGATATCAGCTCCGAGGGTCCTGTTGATATCCAGAAGGATTCTGATCTTATGCACATTGTTCATGTAACAGCTGAAATGGCACCCATAGCTAAGGTTGGAGGGCTTGGTGATGTTGTGACAGGTCTTGCCCGTGCATGTTTGACGCGTGGCCATAAAGTGGATGTCTTTCTACCTTTCTATGAATGTATCAACAAGCAGCATATTAAAGAGTTGGCGTTGACCAGTACATATAACTCGTTTTACGACGGAAGCTGGGTAGCTACTAATGTATATCGCGGAGTAGTTTCGGGCATACCTGTGGTATTTATTGAACCATCTAACCAGTTCTTCAAGGGACAGAGTGTGTATGGAGGTTCATACAACGAGCTGGAGGCATATTTGTTCTTTAGCCGTGCCTGTCTTGAATGGTTGCAG GTCTCTGGAACCCAGCCTGATATCATTCATGTTCATGAATGGCAGACTGGTAGTTTGCCTTTGCTTTACTGGGACATGTATCATTATCTGTCGCTTAAG AAACCACGAATTGTGTTGACAATCCACAACATGGAGCACTATGGAGAATGCAG GCAAGAGCAGCTTAGCAAGTGTGGTCTTGATGGGTCTATGTATGCGAATGAAGAGAAG GCGGTGGATGATCGAACCATTGGGCATAACCCTGAGAGATTAAGTTTACTGAAAGGAAGCATCGTCTATAGCAATGCAATAGT GACAGTTTCTCCAACATATCTCAAGGAAACACTTTGCTCTGGATGGCTTGCTGGCACGCTGATAAGACACCGTGACAA GTACTTTGGGATTTTGAACGGGATAGATGCTGCGATGTGGAACCCCGCAACTGATGCATACTTGCCCGCCAAATTTGATG CTAACAATGTGGAGGGGAAGAAGATATGCAAACTTTATGTCCAAAGAGGGCTTGGTTTGGCTTCAGAAGTACATTCACGGAATCCTGATACAGTGCCTCTAGTTGTGTGCATTAGCAGATTAGTTGCTCAGAAAGGTCTTCATTTGATTACTAACGCAATCAGATATGTTGAAGAACTT GGTGGACAAATGGTTATTTTGGGAAAAGCTCCAGACGGCCGGGTTGAAAGTGAATTCAGAGGTCTTGCTGAGTTG CATAGCAAAGGTTCCAGCATTCGGATTCTTCTGATGTATAG TGAGGAGTTGTCCCACATGCTCTATGCAGCTGCCGACATTGTCTTGGTCCCATCAATATATGAACCATGTGGACTTGCTCAAATGATTGGAATGCGCTATGGAGCG GTCCCTATTGTCAGAAAGACCGGCGGTCTTGCAGACACAGTTTTCGACATGGATGATCAGTCGCAACCTGAGCTGATGAACGG CTTTGTTTTCAAAGGAATCGATGAAGGATCTTTAAATGGGGCTCTCGATCGTGCATTTTCTTACTACCGACAAA AACCTGATGAATGGAGAGGCATAGTGAAGAAGGTAATGCAGATAGACAATAGCTGGAACAATACGGCAGGGAAGTACATTGAAGTCTACAACTCTGTTAGAGTGAGAAATCATTGA
- the LOC105173754 gene encoding uncharacterized protein LOC105173754 isoform X2 yields MILQSCFSQPTSTPRNCFSINNPFLASHLKRSFKNCCFCSFEKRILILKHDLHNEYCLKSISSNFKIRALESDAGQLDEATAERTKSDYGDLVWPSPIDEIPFWNRELPSWDISSEGPVDIQKDSDLMHIVHVTAEMAPIAKVGGLGDVVTGLARACLTRGHKVDVFLPFYECINKQHIKELALTSTYNSFYDGSWVATNVYRGVVSGIPVVFIEPSNQFFKGQSVYGGSYNELEAYLFFSRACLEWLQVSGTQPDIIHVHEWQTGSLPLLYWDMYHYLSLKKPRIVLTIHNMEHYGECRQEQLSKCGLDGSMYANEEKAVDDRTIGHNPERLSLLKGSIVYSNAIVTVSPTYLKETLCSGWLAGTLIRHRDKYFGILNGIDAAMWNPATDAYLPAKFDANNVEGKKICKLYVQRGLGLASEVHSRNPDTVPLVVCISRLVAQKGLHLITNAIRYVEELGGQMVILGKAPDGRVESEFRGLAELHSKGSSIRILLMYSEELSHMLYAAADIVLVPSIYEPCGLAQMIGMRYGAVPIVRKTGGLADTVFDMDDQSQPELMNGT; encoded by the exons ATGATTCTCCAAAGCTGTTTCTCTCAGCCCACATCAACTCCCAGAAACTGCTTCTCGATTAATAATCCATTCTTGGCGTCCCATTTGAAGAGAAGTTTCAAGAATTGTTGCTTTTGCAGTTTCGAGAAAAGGATCCTAATACTGAAGCATGATTTGCATAACGAGTATTGTTTGAAATCAATTTCGAGCAATTTCAAGATTCGGGCTCTTGAAAGTGATGCCGGTCAG CTGGACGAGGCTACAGCAGAAAGGACGAAGTCAGACTATGGTGATCTTGTATGGCCTTCTCCAATTGATGAAATTCCATTTTGGAACAGAGAACTTCCATCTTGGGATATCAGCTCCGAGGGTCCTGTTGATATCCAGAAGGATTCTGATCTTATGCACATTGTTCATGTAACAGCTGAAATGGCACCCATAGCTAAGGTTGGAGGGCTTGGTGATGTTGTGACAGGTCTTGCCCGTGCATGTTTGACGCGTGGCCATAAAGTGGATGTCTTTCTACCTTTCTATGAATGTATCAACAAGCAGCATATTAAAGAGTTGGCGTTGACCAGTACATATAACTCGTTTTACGACGGAAGCTGGGTAGCTACTAATGTATATCGCGGAGTAGTTTCGGGCATACCTGTGGTATTTATTGAACCATCTAACCAGTTCTTCAAGGGACAGAGTGTGTATGGAGGTTCATACAACGAGCTGGAGGCATATTTGTTCTTTAGCCGTGCCTGTCTTGAATGGTTGCAG GTCTCTGGAACCCAGCCTGATATCATTCATGTTCATGAATGGCAGACTGGTAGTTTGCCTTTGCTTTACTGGGACATGTATCATTATCTGTCGCTTAAG AAACCACGAATTGTGTTGACAATCCACAACATGGAGCACTATGGAGAATGCAG GCAAGAGCAGCTTAGCAAGTGTGGTCTTGATGGGTCTATGTATGCGAATGAAGAGAAG GCGGTGGATGATCGAACCATTGGGCATAACCCTGAGAGATTAAGTTTACTGAAAGGAAGCATCGTCTATAGCAATGCAATAGT GACAGTTTCTCCAACATATCTCAAGGAAACACTTTGCTCTGGATGGCTTGCTGGCACGCTGATAAGACACCGTGACAA GTACTTTGGGATTTTGAACGGGATAGATGCTGCGATGTGGAACCCCGCAACTGATGCATACTTGCCCGCCAAATTTGATG CTAACAATGTGGAGGGGAAGAAGATATGCAAACTTTATGTCCAAAGAGGGCTTGGTTTGGCTTCAGAAGTACATTCACGGAATCCTGATACAGTGCCTCTAGTTGTGTGCATTAGCAGATTAGTTGCTCAGAAAGGTCTTCATTTGATTACTAACGCAATCAGATATGTTGAAGAACTT GGTGGACAAATGGTTATTTTGGGAAAAGCTCCAGACGGCCGGGTTGAAAGTGAATTCAGAGGTCTTGCTGAGTTG CATAGCAAAGGTTCCAGCATTCGGATTCTTCTGATGTATAG TGAGGAGTTGTCCCACATGCTCTATGCAGCTGCCGACATTGTCTTGGTCCCATCAATATATGAACCATGTGGACTTGCTCAAATGATTGGAATGCGCTATGGAGCG GTCCCTATTGTCAGAAAGACCGGCGGTCTTGCAGACACAGTTTTCGACATGGATGATCAGTCGCAACCTGAGCTGATGAACGG AACCTGA